A genomic region of Chloracidobacterium sp. contains the following coding sequences:
- a CDS encoding phosphoribosyltransferase family protein, which produces MLRMIRQTTWRTVEAIGDAALLLVAPQVCRRCEALVEHLGDGVVCRACWEAWRNEQASRRQVCDRCGRWADASGFDIVRRELCEQCATWSLTWARSGGAYMGALRAALLALKRVPAVPKPLCELLQATWRQQTVLHTSDVIAPIPLAPQRLRSRGYNQAEILAYEVAQAAHRPVVTDALVRRRETHPHRAGLDEVARRTAMRGAFQVVRPRLIAGRRVLLVDDVLTSGATLDSAAKALLAAGAAAVSALTAARTVFRKRAALR; this is translated from the coding sequence ATGCTTCGGATGATACGGCAAACAACTTGGCGAACGGTTGAAGCCATCGGCGACGCGGCGTTGCTCTTGGTTGCGCCACAGGTCTGCCGGCGGTGTGAGGCTTTGGTGGAACACTTAGGTGATGGTGTGGTGTGCCGCGCTTGCTGGGAAGCTTGGCGAAACGAACAGGCCAGCCGCCGACAAGTGTGCGACCGCTGCGGTCGCTGGGCCGACGCAAGTGGCTTCGACATCGTACGCCGCGAGCTGTGCGAGCAATGCGCTACCTGGTCGCTGACATGGGCGCGTTCCGGCGGCGCGTACATGGGGGCGTTGCGGGCGGCTTTGCTGGCGCTTAAGCGCGTTCCCGCTGTACCGAAGCCCCTGTGCGAACTGCTTCAGGCGACATGGCGACAACAGACGGTGCTCCACACCAGCGACGTCATTGCGCCGATTCCGTTGGCCCCACAACGCCTGCGGTCACGCGGATACAATCAAGCAGAGATTTTGGCGTACGAAGTCGCGCAGGCGGCGCACCGGCCTGTCGTGACAGACGCCTTGGTGCGCCGCCGGGAAACGCATCCGCATCGCGCCGGTTTGGATGAAGTCGCCCGCCGCACAGCGATGCGCGGCGCATTTCAGGTTGTACGACCGCGCCTCATTGCCGGCCGCCGGGTGCTGCTGGTAGATGACGTACTGACTTCCGGCGCCACCCTTGACAGCGCCGCTAAGGCGTTGCTGGCGGCTGGCGCGGCCGCCGTCAGCGCCCTGACGGCCGCCCGAACAGTATTTCGCAAGCGCGCCGCCCTCCGATGA
- a CDS encoding TldD/PmbA family protein, whose translation MPPTPSEIAASVVERACRLGATAAEAVFRESVEFSASVRLGEVETVKEAAGRGLGLRVLLDGRQASVSTSDLSPAALEELVETALTLVRATSVDDTAGLPDPADLAADVPDLDLYDPAIASLTAEAKIGMALTAEQAARDYDPRIVNFEGGGVDSGSSRIVLANSLGFVGEYRSASLSLATVPVARDADGRLQRDYWYDARRKLAQLEDPAAIGRRAAERAVSKLGARRVPTQRCPVVFAPEVAASLIGHLFGAVSGDALFRKASFLVGKLGEMVASPLVTVVDDGRLPDGLGSRPFDGEGVPTRRTVVVREGRLESHLHNTYTARKLGERTTGNAARGLTGAPSVGANNMYLVAGSHTPEAIIASVKNGFYVTELIGFGVNGVTGDYSRGAAGRWIENGELTFPVEEVTIAGNLLTMFQQIEMVGNDLDFRGRMAAPTLKIAEMTVGGE comes from the coding sequence ATGCCTCCAACGCCTTCTGAAATCGCCGCTTCGGTCGTTGAGCGGGCGTGTCGTCTGGGCGCGACGGCGGCTGAGGCGGTGTTCCGCGAGAGCGTCGAGTTTTCGGCCTCGGTTCGGTTGGGGGAAGTCGAAACCGTAAAGGAAGCCGCCGGGCGCGGGCTGGGCCTGCGCGTGCTGCTTGACGGCCGGCAGGCGTCGGTCTCGACCTCGGATTTGTCGCCGGCGGCGCTGGAAGAGCTTGTAGAAACGGCGCTGACGTTAGTGCGCGCAACCTCGGTGGACGACACCGCCGGCCTGCCCGACCCGGCTGACTTGGCCGCCGACGTTCCCGACCTTGACCTCTACGATCCGGCCATTGCGTCGCTAACAGCAGAGGCCAAGATTGGCATGGCGCTGACGGCAGAGCAGGCAGCCCGTGATTACGACCCTCGGATTGTCAACTTTGAGGGCGGCGGCGTTGACAGTGGTTCAAGTCGAATAGTGTTGGCGAACTCGTTAGGCTTTGTGGGGGAGTACCGCAGCGCCTCACTGTCGCTGGCGACCGTCCCGGTGGCGCGCGATGCGGATGGGCGGCTTCAACGCGATTACTGGTACGACGCGCGGCGCAAGCTGGCGCAGCTTGAAGACCCGGCCGCCATTGGCCGGCGAGCGGCTGAACGCGCCGTCAGCAAACTCGGCGCGCGGCGCGTCCCGACGCAGCGGTGTCCGGTGGTTTTTGCGCCGGAGGTCGCCGCAAGCCTCATCGGGCACTTATTCGGCGCGGTTTCCGGCGACGCCCTGTTTCGTAAGGCGTCGTTCTTGGTGGGGAAGCTGGGCGAGATGGTGGCGTCGCCGCTGGTGACGGTCGTGGACGACGGCCGCCTCCCCGACGGTCTGGGTTCGCGGCCGTTCGACGGCGAAGGTGTGCCGACCCGCCGAACAGTCGTTGTTCGGGAGGGAAGGCTGGAGAGCCACCTACACAACACCTACACGGCGCGCAAGCTTGGCGAACGGACGACCGGCAACGCTGCGCGCGGGTTGACCGGCGCGCCGTCGGTTGGGGCGAACAACATGTACCTTGTCGCCGGCAGTCACACCCCGGAGGCTATTATCGCTTCGGTCAAAAACGGCTTCTATGTGACGGAACTGATCGGTTTCGGCGTCAACGGCGTCACAGGAGACTACTCACGCGGAGCCGCCGGACGGTGGATTGAGAACGGCGAACTGACGTTTCCCGTTGAAGAAGTGACCATCGCGGGCAACCTCCTGACGATGTTCCAGCAGATTGAAATGGTCGGGAATGACCTTGACTTTCGCGGTCGGATGGCCGCGCCAACGCTCAAGATCGCCGAGATGACGGTCGGCGGCGAATAG
- a CDS encoding carboxylate-amine ligase, with product MAQEFTLGIEEEFQIVDPNTRELRSRVAEILDEGMMLLGEQLKPEMHQSMVEVGTSVCRNIQEARADVIRLRRTVAMLAHKKNLRIVAASTHPFSHWKDQEITPNERYFQLIEEMQQLARALSIYGLHVHVGIENRDDAIHIMNAARYFLPHILALSTSSPFWIGRNTGLKSYRSEVFKQFPRTGIPDYFGSASEFDNYVKLLVKTGCIDNGRKIWWDLRPHPIFPTLEFRICDLPSKVDEVIAIAALFQAIVAKLYKLLRQNMGFRLYRRMLIEENKWRAVRYGLDGKLLDLGKQTEVPVRDLIGELLDFVDDVVDDLGSRKELEYINTILKEGTSADRQLRIFHETNGDFHAVVDNLIAETLEGVTEPAAEASAQVQRS from the coding sequence ATGGCTCAAGAGTTCACACTGGGTATTGAGGAAGAATTCCAAATCGTTGATCCGAATACACGGGAGCTGCGCTCGCGCGTTGCTGAAATTCTGGACGAAGGCATGATGCTGCTGGGCGAGCAGCTCAAGCCTGAAATGCACCAGTCCATGGTTGAAGTCGGCACGAGCGTTTGCCGCAACATTCAGGAAGCACGGGCGGATGTCATCAGGCTGCGCCGGACGGTGGCGATGTTGGCACATAAAAAGAACTTGCGGATTGTGGCGGCCTCGACGCATCCGTTTTCCCACTGGAAGGATCAGGAAATTACGCCCAATGAGCGCTACTTCCAGCTCATCGAGGAAATGCAGCAGCTGGCGCGGGCGCTTTCGATTTATGGCCTACACGTCCACGTCGGCATTGAAAACCGTGACGACGCCATTCACATCATGAATGCGGCGCGTTACTTCCTGCCGCACATTCTGGCGCTGAGTACCAGTTCGCCGTTCTGGATTGGGCGCAATACGGGACTGAAGTCCTACCGCTCGGAAGTCTTCAAGCAGTTTCCACGTACCGGTATTCCCGACTACTTCGGCTCCGCGAGCGAGTTCGACAACTACGTCAAACTGCTGGTCAAAACGGGCTGCATTGACAACGGCAGAAAAATTTGGTGGGACCTGCGGCCGCACCCGATTTTCCCCACGCTGGAGTTTCGGATTTGCGATTTGCCGTCCAAGGTAGATGAAGTCATCGCTATCGCGGCTCTGTTTCAGGCGATAGTGGCGAAGCTTTACAAGCTGCTGCGCCAGAATATGGGCTTCCGGCTTTATCGGCGGATGCTGATTGAAGAAAACAAATGGCGCGCGGTGCGTTACGGTCTTGACGGGAAGCTGTTGGACTTAGGCAAGCAGACCGAAGTGCCGGTGCGCGATCTCATCGGCGAACTGCTCGATTTCGTGGACGACGTGGTGGACGACCTCGGCAGTCGGAAAGAACTGGAGTACATCAACACGATTCTCAAGGAAGGCACTAGCGCCGACCGGCAACTGCGCATCTTTCACGAGACCAACGGCGATTTCCACGCTGTGGTGGACAACCTCATCGCCGAGACGCTGGAAGGCGTTACGGAGCCGGCCGCCGAGGCAAGCGCCCAAGTGCAGCGTTCGTGA